In the Chryseobacterium sp. MYb264 genome, one interval contains:
- a CDS encoding IS5 family transposase: MLGKIREDLQQNLFKTRLTELINMEHPVVKLAGEISWDKMESEFEKLFSENGRPSIAIRKIAGMLLLKEMFKESDESVIERWIENAYWQYFTGETFFQTEQPFDPSNFVHFRKRIGDKGLEFLLGQSVSLHPKAKTEDEVQVDTTVQEKNITFPTDAKLAKKVIDNCRKIAEKESVVQRQSYRRVSKQLLRDAFFGHHPRRQKKAKMARKKLRTIGKRVLRELERKLPKDVLKGYEDVFKIYLKALTQERTTKDKIYSLHEPQVACIAKGKSGKAYEFGTKVAVVRGRKTGIISSVKRFSGNPHDSKTLEESLAQSERVRKSVGGTRPTKATTDRGFKGIKEVEGTAILLPAKKEKTKYGQQVARLRFRARAAIEPCISHLKRNHSLGLNFLKGVAGDINNALLAGIGYNLKMRLNQIKQQILLWLELVLRIFLGKYNFQSQKTAF; this comes from the coding sequence ATGTTAGGCAAAATAAGAGAGGATTTACAGCAGAATTTATTCAAGACCAGGCTTACGGAGCTTATTAATATGGAGCATCCGGTGGTAAAATTAGCTGGGGAGATTTCCTGGGATAAAATGGAGTCAGAGTTTGAGAAATTATTTTCAGAAAACGGAAGACCTTCTATTGCTATCCGTAAAATAGCAGGAATGCTTTTGCTCAAGGAAATGTTTAAAGAAAGTGATGAAAGTGTAATAGAGAGATGGATTGAGAATGCGTATTGGCAATATTTTACCGGAGAAACCTTTTTCCAGACAGAGCAGCCTTTCGATCCGAGCAATTTTGTACACTTCAGAAAAAGAATTGGAGATAAGGGTTTGGAATTTCTTTTGGGACAAAGCGTTTCTCTCCATCCCAAAGCCAAAACAGAAGATGAAGTTCAGGTAGATACGACGGTTCAGGAGAAGAACATTACCTTTCCTACCGATGCCAAATTAGCAAAAAAAGTAATCGACAATTGTAGAAAAATAGCAGAAAAAGAGAGCGTTGTACAAAGACAAAGCTACAGAAGAGTGAGCAAACAATTATTGCGGGACGCTTTTTTTGGACATCATCCCAGAAGACAGAAGAAGGCAAAAATGGCGAGGAAAAAGCTCAGGACGATTGGTAAAAGAGTTCTTCGGGAATTGGAAAGAAAACTTCCTAAAGATGTTTTGAAAGGCTACGAAGACGTTTTTAAAATTTACCTTAAAGCACTCACCCAAGAACGTACCACGAAAGATAAAATTTACAGTCTTCACGAGCCACAAGTTGCGTGTATTGCGAAAGGAAAATCGGGAAAAGCATACGAGTTTGGGACAAAAGTAGCAGTAGTAAGAGGTCGGAAAACAGGGATCATCAGCTCGGTAAAGAGATTTTCTGGCAATCCTCACGATAGTAAAACTCTTGAAGAATCATTGGCACAGAGTGAGAGGGTAAGAAAATCCGTTGGCGGAACAAGACCTACGAAAGCCACTACAGACAGAGGATTTAAAGGAATCAAAGAAGTGGAAGGAACAGCAATTTTGCTTCCCGCAAAAAAAGAAAAAACAAAATATGGGCAACAAGTAGCCAGATTAAGATTCCGGGCAAGAGCAGCCATAGAACCTTGTATCTCTCATTTAAAAAGAAACCACTCCTTAGGATTAAACTTCCTGAAAGGAGTGGCTGGAGATATTAATAATGCATTATTAGCAGGGATTGGATACAATTTGAAGATGAGATTGAATCAAATCAAACAACAAATTCTTCTTTGGCTCGAACTTGTTCTCCGAATCTTTTTAGGCAAATATAATTTTCAAAGTCAAAAAACAGCTTTTTAA
- a CDS encoding NUMOD4 domain-containing protein, translating to MKLSTELGDEYVNTVLSNLSLNDLSNEEWKLVEGFENYAVSNYGRIKSLERCVINSYGGEHQLLDIIMKLQVTRYYNNLKIKNPDFQLKC from the coding sequence ATGAAACTATCTACCGAATTAGGAGATGAATATGTAAACACAGTTCTTTCTAATCTTTCTCTGAACGATCTTTCGAATGAAGAATGGAAGCTGGTAGAAGGTTTTGAAAATTATGCTGTTTCAAATTATGGCCGTATAAAAAGCCTGGAGCGATGTGTTATAAATTCTTATGGGGGAGAACATCAACTCCTGGATATAATTATGAAATTACAGGTTACACGGTATTACAATAACTTGAAAATTAAAAACCCCGATTTTCAGCTAAAATGCTAA
- a CDS encoding serine hydrolase gives MPRYNNLTKKIIGQNHKIHNMKYSITLLLILLVFFPQMAISNTLYPITVNDKTIVGDSLGIYGKSFEKLTHLINQYAENEMKKGNINSIALAIYRDGDVFRNYYGELDKNSGNKPNDKTLYEIASISKVFVGSLAAQAVLEKKIRLDDDIRIYLRGDYKNLEFENTPITIKNLLTHTLGFKTKKTKKLEEINKKTSEGYYRGKAFDYNMSDFLEELQTVELDKKPGTFYDYNSIGSELVAYILEQVHHKSYTILLQNFLNELHMNNTFLQNYQEHAQYLANSYDSSDQLAPLDKNPLLGGGYGMITTLPDLIKLMKFQLESDHPIVKESRRILYKDAENNVMGYLWQDMGVGKEEGFYYSKTGDSYGVRSGILICPDSNYGQIIIINNQSDKALADWETLYNKIETDLIKFPKINLKSVLKNQFLKDPQAAKKQFNTLSKQKDHYFNSNLQDLLNSLGYDILYDDKNVNKAIEIFEFATKEYPKNANLFDSLGEAYFVNKVYDKAILNYQKSLKLNPKNNNSQEMLLKINQLPSNLN, from the coding sequence ATGCCACGTTACAACAATTTAACAAAAAAAATAATAGGTCAAAATCATAAAATACATAATATGAAATATAGTATCACTCTCCTACTAATCCTCTTGGTGTTCTTTCCCCAAATGGCAATTTCCAACACGCTGTATCCAATCACGGTGAATGATAAAACAATTGTTGGGGATAGCCTGGGTATATATGGAAAATCTTTTGAAAAATTAACTCATCTAATCAATCAGTATGCAGAAAATGAGATGAAAAAAGGTAATATCAACTCGATTGCTTTGGCCATTTATAGAGATGGTGACGTTTTTCGCAATTACTATGGTGAGCTAGACAAGAATTCCGGCAACAAACCCAACGATAAAACGCTTTATGAGATAGCTTCCATTTCAAAAGTATTCGTTGGTTCATTAGCCGCGCAAGCAGTTTTAGAGAAAAAGATCAGATTAGATGATGACATCAGAATCTACTTAAGAGGAGACTACAAAAATTTAGAATTTGAAAATACACCAATTACAATTAAGAATCTGTTGACTCATACCCTGGGATTTAAAACAAAAAAAACAAAAAAACTGGAAGAAATCAACAAAAAAACATCTGAAGGCTATTATAGAGGTAAAGCGTTTGATTATAATATGTCTGATTTTTTAGAAGAACTACAGACGGTAGAATTAGATAAAAAGCCAGGCACATTCTATGATTATAATTCGATAGGTTCCGAACTGGTTGCTTATATATTAGAACAGGTTCATCATAAATCGTATACAATCCTGCTACAAAATTTTTTAAATGAGCTACATATGAACAACACATTTCTGCAAAATTATCAGGAACATGCCCAATATCTGGCAAACAGTTATGACAGCTCTGATCAATTAGCTCCATTGGATAAAAATCCTTTATTAGGAGGGGGCTACGGAATGATCACCACATTACCTGACTTAATAAAGCTGATGAAATTTCAGTTAGAAAGTGATCATCCAATAGTAAAAGAATCGAGACGTATCTTGTATAAAGATGCGGAAAATAATGTGATGGGTTATTTGTGGCAGGATATGGGCGTGGGTAAAGAAGAAGGTTTTTACTATTCAAAAACCGGTGATTCTTATGGTGTCAGAAGTGGCATTTTAATTTGTCCGGATAGTAATTACGGTCAAATTATCATTATTAATAATCAATCTGACAAAGCTCTTGCAGATTGGGAAACGCTGTATAATAAAATAGAAACGGATTTGATTAAGTTTCCAAAAATCAATTTAAAATCAGTACTAAAAAATCAATTTTTAAAAGATCCTCAAGCTGCTAAAAAGCAATTCAATACCCTTAGCAAACAGAAGGATCATTATTTTAACTCAAATCTTCAAGATTTATTAAATAGTCTAGGATATGATATATTGTATGATGATAAAAACGTCAATAAGGCGATTGAAATATTTGAATTTGCAACAAAAGAATATCCAAAAAATGCCAATTTATTTGACAGTCTTGGGGAAGCATATTTTGTGAACAAAGTCTATGATAAAGCCATTTTGAATTATCAGAAATCACTTAAGCTGAATCCGAAAAATAATAACTCACAAGAAATGCTTCTTAAGATTAATCAACTTCCCTCAAATTTAAATTAG
- a CDS encoding GntR family transcriptional regulator, which translates to MITQELLKSQIIKELWQLIIEGKIMPNEPMREVQLASLLNISRTPLRDALQQLEWEGIVISEPRKGFRLSKFSETDISEIYPLRAKLESFALELSGIPAKGVLDELKKINLKILNTKSPREVVELDESWHMLLIANCPNKRLLKIIKTLHRQSQRYEYAYMAMKKTVQKSSHQHENIILQLQEGQLIRAAELLAENNLVGMDTMLTWLQSQNK; encoded by the coding sequence ATGATCACACAGGAACTACTTAAAAGTCAGATAATAAAAGAGCTATGGCAATTGATTATTGAGGGTAAGATAATGCCTAACGAACCCATGCGGGAAGTTCAACTTGCATCGTTACTGAATATTAGCCGCACACCTCTCAGAGATGCACTTCAACAACTGGAATGGGAAGGAATAGTAATTTCCGAACCAAGAAAAGGATTTCGTCTGTCAAAATTTTCAGAAACTGATATTTCTGAAATTTATCCATTACGAGCGAAATTGGAATCTTTTGCTTTGGAACTGTCCGGTATTCCTGCCAAAGGGGTTTTGGATGAACTCAAAAAAATTAATTTAAAAATCCTCAATACAAAGTCCCCCAGAGAAGTTGTTGAACTAGATGAATCTTGGCACATGTTATTGATTGCAAACTGTCCCAATAAAAGATTGCTTAAAATAATAAAAACACTGCACCGTCAGTCACAACGTTACGAATATGCGTATATGGCGATGAAAAAAACAGTACAAAAATCCAGTCATCAACACGAAAATATCATTCTTCAATTACAAGAAGGACAATTAATCAGAGCCGCAGAATTACTTGCCGAAAATAATTTAGTCGGTATGGATACCATGCTTACCTGGTTGCAATCTCAGAATAAGTAA
- a CDS encoding site-specific integrase: MNKTFNLLFYLKKAKINTQGEAPIYMRITIDGKISEISTKRTVLPSKWNCQAQSVKGSSEECKSLNFYLKTFEQKVYDTYHTLIRESEPVSCEILKNRLLGRDQKNRMLIPIFQDHNDRMEKLVGKEYAKGTLTRYKTCLSHTKEFLQWKYDISDIDIRKINYAFLNDFEFFLRTENVCGNNTAVKYVMNFGKIIRICLNHGWLEKDPFMNYDSKFDEVTRVFLNEQELEKLFTKDFKNMRLSMVRDIFLFSCYTGLAYIDTRKLTTNNINIGLDGTRWIFTKRQKTKTTSNIPLLAQAECIVEKYKNHPTCVNSGRLLPILSNQKMNAYLKEIADLCGINKELTYHIARHTFATTVTLSNGVSIESVSKMLGHKNMRTTQHYAKILDSKVSEDMISLKQKFLDKILQQNYNIITT; this comes from the coding sequence ATGAATAAGACATTCAACCTGCTTTTTTATCTCAAAAAAGCTAAAATTAACACTCAGGGAGAAGCACCCATCTACATGAGAATTACTATTGACGGTAAAATTTCTGAAATCAGTACAAAACGCACCGTATTGCCTTCAAAATGGAACTGCCAAGCTCAAAGTGTAAAAGGATCTTCAGAAGAATGTAAATCACTTAATTTTTATCTTAAAACATTTGAACAGAAAGTTTATGATACCTATCATACACTAATAAGGGAAAGTGAACCGGTAAGCTGTGAAATTCTTAAGAACAGACTATTAGGCAGAGATCAAAAAAATCGAATGCTGATACCAATATTTCAGGATCATAACGACAGAATGGAGAAGTTAGTAGGGAAGGAGTACGCTAAGGGAACCTTAACCCGCTATAAAACCTGCTTAAGCCATACCAAAGAATTTTTGCAGTGGAAATATGATATTTCTGATATTGATATTAGAAAAATTAATTATGCCTTTCTCAATGATTTTGAATTTTTTCTACGAACTGAAAATGTTTGTGGTAACAATACAGCCGTAAAGTATGTTATGAACTTTGGGAAGATCATCAGAATTTGCTTGAATCATGGTTGGTTGGAAAAAGATCCATTTATGAATTATGATTCAAAATTTGATGAAGTAACAAGAGTATTTCTTAATGAGCAGGAGTTAGAAAAACTTTTTACCAAAGATTTCAAAAATATGAGACTATCAATGGTCAGAGATATCTTTTTATTTAGCTGCTATACGGGGCTGGCATATATTGATACTCGAAAGTTAACTACCAACAACATCAATATTGGATTAGATGGAACCCGATGGATTTTTACCAAGCGACAAAAAACGAAAACAACCTCTAACATTCCATTGCTTGCCCAAGCAGAATGTATCGTTGAGAAATATAAAAATCATCCGACCTGTGTAAATAGTGGAAGATTACTTCCTATTCTTAGCAACCAAAAAATGAATGCTTATCTGAAAGAAATTGCTGATCTGTGTGGCATCAATAAAGAATTAACCTATCATATAGCACGTCACACCTTTGCGACTACAGTTACCTTATCAAATGGGGTTTCCATCGAGAGTGTGAGTAAAATGCTCGGTCACAAAAATATGAGAACAACTCAGCATTATGCCAAGATTCTAGATAGTAAAGTGAGTGAAGATATGATTTCTTTAAAACAAAAATTCCTTGATAAGATTCTTCAACAAAACTACAATATTATAACTACTTAA
- a CDS encoding NUMOD4 domain-containing protein, translated as MKFTFSVPSTFRWFLQSNPPKKEDFIIATPSDISADSFNQFLWEKLGKPLIDKGNPPPCMNLSLENLPGEYWIPIPIQDFENRFMISNKGRIKRLESWTSKGRKIFLKEQILSQFMIRNSNTTYSLYCRLNNEGKEVQPVMSKLLYYCFVEKFDIKDRRLAVVNESNPQWDIDLSKLSLRPVSYVLRERNKEFGVIKVRTICNSKKVFNDSLWKKLDKPQINKKNPPAIFNLSIKDLQDEYWRSLPGFEGKYVISNKGRIKRLSDWCAGYQFFREEQIISLNVIKKNKSGYLYFKLHPKEDTNPKMLLRLLYYCFVEQFDLNDKTLRVINENEPLWDIDLSKLSLRSIADAFNKTIIKK; from the coding sequence ATGAAGTTTACTTTTTCAGTGCCCTCAACATTTCGATGGTTTTTGCAAAGTAATCCTCCTAAAAAAGAAGACTTTATCATCGCTACACCATCAGATATTTCAGCTGACTCATTTAATCAGTTTCTTTGGGAGAAGCTGGGTAAACCTTTAATTGACAAAGGTAATCCTCCTCCATGTATGAATCTGTCGCTTGAAAATCTTCCCGGAGAATATTGGATTCCAATACCAATCCAAGACTTTGAAAATCGTTTTATGATTTCTAACAAAGGTAGAATAAAACGGTTAGAAAGCTGGACTTCAAAAGGAAGAAAAATATTTTTGAAAGAACAGATATTATCTCAGTTCATGATACGCAACAGCAATACAACGTATTCTTTATATTGCAGATTAAATAATGAAGGCAAAGAAGTCCAACCCGTAATGAGCAAATTACTTTATTATTGTTTTGTAGAAAAATTTGATATTAAAGACAGAAGGCTTGCTGTAGTAAATGAGAGTAATCCGCAATGGGATATAGACTTGTCAAAACTTTCATTACGTCCCGTTTCTTATGTTCTTCGAGAAAGAAATAAAGAGTTTGGCGTGATTAAGGTGAGAACAATATGTAATTCCAAAAAAGTATTTAATGATTCGCTTTGGAAAAAACTGGATAAACCACAAATTAATAAAAAGAATCCACCTGCCATTTTCAACTTATCGATAAAAGACTTACAGGATGAATATTGGAGATCGTTACCCGGCTTTGAAGGGAAATATGTAATTTCAAATAAAGGAAGAATAAAACGATTAAGTGACTGGTGTGCGGGGTATCAATTTTTCAGAGAAGAGCAAATTATCTCTCTCAATGTAATAAAGAAAAATAAATCCGGTTACCTTTATTTTAAGTTGCACCCAAAGGAAGATACAAATCCCAAAATGCTTTTACGGCTGCTTTACTATTGCTTTGTCGAACAATTTGATCTTAATGATAAAACATTGCGGGTAATTAATGAAAATGAGCCTCTCTGGGATATAGATCTATCAAAGTTATCATTACGCTCTATTGCGGATGCATTTAATAAAACGATAATCAAAAAGTAG
- a CDS encoding IS1182 family transposase, with product MLIQQEKLPLSAYSGLYDLIVPKENLLRKINELIDFSFIYDELLSKYCLNNGRNAESPVRMFKYLLLKSIYTVSDVDVVERSRYDMSFKYFLDMTPEEDVINPSSLTKFRKLRLKDSDLLSLLIGKTVSIAIEKGIIKSRSIIVDATHTLSMSNPFSTIEVLRERSKLLRKTVYQFDEEFKTKMPSKNIENDLNKELDYCRELEKRIENEASIREIPAVKEKLNLLKETVRDTGEQMVFSKDADAKTGHKSADSSFFGYKTHLAMSEERIITAAVVTSGEKGDGPELPKLLQMSQDNGMEVDAIIGDAAYSGKENLKIAGEQNIKIVARLNPSITQGFRKDEDRFDYNKDADRFVCPAGHLAIRKARGGKKHVGGNQVDTYYFDIEKCKVCPLKEGCYKEGAKSKTYSVSIKSDLHKEQMIFQESDYYKEKSKHRYKIEAKNSELKNVHGYDRAIANGIENMQMQGAMAIFTVNLKRILKLI from the coding sequence ATGTTAATACAGCAAGAAAAACTTCCGTTGAGTGCCTATTCCGGTTTGTATGATTTAATTGTACCGAAGGAAAACCTTCTTAGAAAAATTAATGAGCTGATTGATTTTTCTTTCATCTATGATGAGCTTTTGAGCAAATACTGCTTAAACAATGGTCGCAATGCTGAAAGTCCGGTACGGATGTTTAAATACCTGCTTTTAAAAAGTATTTATACAGTTTCTGATGTAGATGTGGTAGAGCGTTCCCGGTATGATATGTCCTTTAAATATTTCTTGGATATGACTCCGGAAGAAGATGTAATCAATCCCAGTTCCCTTACAAAATTCAGAAAACTGCGTTTGAAAGATAGTGATCTTTTAAGCTTGCTCATTGGTAAAACCGTGAGTATTGCGATTGAAAAAGGCATCATCAAATCCAGATCCATCATTGTAGATGCCACTCACACCTTGTCGATGAGCAATCCTTTTTCAACGATAGAAGTATTGCGGGAGCGCTCAAAACTGCTTCGCAAGACCGTTTATCAGTTTGATGAAGAATTTAAAACTAAAATGCCCTCAAAAAATATTGAAAATGATTTAAACAAAGAATTGGATTATTGCAGAGAACTCGAAAAACGCATTGAAAACGAAGCTTCTATCAGGGAGATTCCTGCTGTAAAGGAGAAGCTGAATCTTTTGAAGGAAACAGTGAGAGACACCGGGGAGCAGATGGTTTTTTCAAAAGATGCCGACGCTAAAACGGGTCACAAATCGGCTGACAGTTCTTTTTTCGGATACAAAACGCACTTGGCGATGAGCGAAGAGCGGATTATTACGGCGGCCGTGGTAACTTCGGGAGAAAAAGGCGACGGCCCGGAACTGCCAAAATTACTGCAGATGAGCCAGGACAACGGGATGGAGGTAGATGCCATCATTGGTGACGCTGCTTACAGCGGAAAAGAAAATCTGAAAATTGCGGGCGAACAAAATATTAAAATAGTAGCCAGACTTAATCCTTCCATCACCCAGGGTTTTCGAAAAGATGAAGACCGTTTTGATTACAATAAAGATGCCGACCGTTTTGTGTGTCCTGCAGGGCATTTGGCGATTCGCAAAGCTCGTGGCGGGAAGAAACACGTAGGCGGAAATCAAGTGGATACCTATTATTTTGATATTGAAAAATGCAAGGTTTGCCCATTAAAAGAAGGATGTTATAAAGAAGGAGCAAAATCTAAAACTTATTCGGTTTCCATAAAATCAGACTTACATAAGGAGCAAATGATTTTTCAGGAAAGCGATTATTACAAAGAAAAATCGAAACACCGCTATAAAATCGAAGCCAAAAACAGCGAGCTTAAAAACGTACACGGCTACGACAGGGCGATTGCAAATGGTATTGAAAATATGCAAATGCAGGGTGCAATGGCTATTTTCACTGTCAATTTGAAGAGAATCCTGAAATTAATATAG
- a CDS encoding methionine synthase, with product MKKLVPTSIVGSLPKPAWLAPPEKLWSPWKLEGDQLLEGKQDALLISLQEQQLAGVDIISDGEQTRQHFVTTFIEHLSGVDFENRKIVKIRDRYDASVPMVIGEVARQKAVFVEDAKFLRKQTDKPIKWALPGPLTMVDTLYDDHYKSREKLAWEFAKALNEEARELQDAGVDIIQFDEPAFNVFFDEVNDWGMAALERAIEGLHCQTAVHICYGYGIKANNDWKKTLGSEWRQYEEIFPKIQKSTIDVVSLECHNSNVPLHLMELVRGKKVMVGAIDVATNTIETPEEVANTLRKALEFVDIENLYPSTNCGMAPLSRNVARGKLSALSAGAEIIRKEFGK from the coding sequence ATGAAGAAATTAGTACCCACGTCAATTGTGGGAAGCTTACCCAAACCTGCGTGGCTTGCACCCCCGGAAAAGTTATGGTCACCCTGGAAATTAGAAGGCGATCAGCTGCTTGAAGGGAAACAGGATGCTTTGCTTATTTCATTGCAGGAACAACAATTAGCAGGGGTGGATATCATTAGTGACGGTGAACAAACACGTCAGCATTTCGTAACCACCTTTATCGAGCATCTGAGTGGGGTAGATTTTGAAAATCGTAAAATCGTAAAAATTCGTGACCGTTATGATGCCAGTGTACCTATGGTTATAGGTGAGGTGGCACGTCAGAAAGCAGTTTTTGTTGAAGATGCTAAATTTTTACGCAAACAGACGGACAAACCTATAAAATGGGCTTTACCCGGGCCGTTGACCATGGTAGACACCTTATACGATGACCATTACAAGAGTCGTGAAAAGCTGGCTTGGGAATTCGCGAAAGCCCTTAATGAAGAAGCAAGAGAACTGCAGGATGCGGGGGTAGATATTATCCAGTTTGACGAGCCTGCATTTAATGTTTTCTTTGATGAAGTAAACGACTGGGGAATGGCTGCATTAGAAAGAGCTATTGAAGGGTTACACTGCCAGACGGCGGTCCATATTTGTTATGGCTATGGAATAAAAGCCAATAATGACTGGAAAAAAACACTGGGCTCAGAATGGCGCCAATACGAAGAAATTTTCCCTAAAATTCAAAAATCTACAATTGACGTTGTGTCATTGGAATGTCATAACTCAAATGTGCCTTTGCATTTAATGGAGCTTGTTCGTGGCAAAAAAGTAATGGTTGGCGCAATCGATGTGGCGACCAATACTATCGAAACCCCCGAAGAAGTAGCCAATACATTGCGTAAAGCTCTTGAGTTTGTCGATATCGAAAATCTATATCCCTCCACAAACTGTGGTATGGCTCCTTTGTCACGAAATGTAGCAAGAGGTAAATTAAGTGCATTGAGCGCAGGAGCAGAAATTATACGTAAAGAATTTGGAAAATAA
- a CDS encoding DUF1852 domain-containing protein: protein MENTLNTKSQDFTFTLKSIYFNENYIPSDNTRATTNFANLARGASRQENLRNTINMINNRFNSLAKWDNPDNNRYTVELEIVSVDIDIDGSGTTFPSIEILKTHIIDHKTGKRIEGIVGNNFSSYVRDYDFSVLLLDHNKGKDKFSIPDNFGELHGNIFKHFVNSESYKKQFAKRPVICLSVAENKTYHRTGNHHPILGFEYQPSESSLTEQYFKKMGLQVRYFMPPNSAAPLAFFFFGDLLFDYTNLELISTISTMETFQKIYRPEIYNANSVADQRYKPSLKNQDHSLTKIVYNREERSQLAIEQGKFTEKHFIKPNQSFLEHWSANFSQ, encoded by the coding sequence ATGGAAAATACCCTGAATACCAAGTCCCAAGATTTTACCTTCACCTTAAAAAGTATTTACTTCAACGAAAACTATATTCCCTCCGACAATACGCGTGCAACAACGAATTTTGCTAATTTGGCAAGAGGAGCAAGCCGTCAGGAGAATTTGCGTAATACGATCAATATGATTAACAATCGTTTTAATTCCCTGGCAAAATGGGATAATCCTGATAACAATCGTTATACCGTTGAATTAGAAATTGTTTCTGTTGATATCGATATTGATGGGAGCGGTACTACTTTCCCGTCGATTGAAATCCTGAAAACGCATATTATAGACCATAAAACAGGTAAACGAATTGAGGGCATTGTTGGAAATAACTTTTCGTCTTATGTACGGGATTACGATTTTAGTGTCCTGCTTTTAGACCATAACAAAGGGAAAGATAAATTTAGCATCCCTGATAATTTTGGCGAATTACACGGCAATATATTTAAACATTTTGTAAATTCAGAAAGTTACAAAAAACAGTTCGCCAAAAGACCTGTTATTTGTCTGAGCGTAGCAGAGAACAAAACCTACCATCGTACCGGAAACCACCATCCAATATTAGGCTTTGAATACCAACCGAGTGAATCTTCTTTAACGGAGCAATACTTCAAAAAAATGGGGCTGCAGGTTCGTTATTTTATGCCACCCAACAGCGCCGCACCTTTGGCATTTTTCTTCTTTGGCGACTTACTGTTTGATTATACCAACCTAGAATTGATCAGTACCATCAGCACCATGGAAACCTTTCAAAAAATTTACAGACCTGAAATTTATAATGCCAATTCTGTCGCAGACCAGCGCTACAAGCCCAGTCTGAAAAACCAGGACCATTCTTTAACCAAAATCGTATACAACCGCGAAGAGCGCAGCCAGCTGGCAATAGAACAGGGCAAATTCACAGAAAAACATTTCATTAAGCCTAACCAAAGCTTCCTAGAACATTGGTCGGCCAATTTCAGTCAGTAA
- a CDS encoding Lrp/AsnC family transcriptional regulator produces MDNIDEKDLQLLKLLQNNAKLTVKELAQEVSLSLTPVYERIKRLEQEGYIRKYAAILDAEKLNRGFMVLCQIKLKIHEKSVGHDFVKEILKIDEVVECFNISGDYDFFLKVQAKDMKHYQDFVFNKLGSVDSIGSTHSTFVMAEVKNLHGIKI; encoded by the coding sequence GTGGATAATATTGACGAAAAAGATTTACAGCTCTTAAAACTATTACAAAACAATGCAAAACTAACCGTTAAGGAGCTTGCACAGGAAGTTAGCCTGTCTCTTACACCTGTCTACGAAAGGATTAAAAGACTTGAGCAGGAAGGTTACATCAGAAAATATGCAGCGATACTTGATGCCGAAAAACTCAATCGTGGATTTATGGTTCTCTGTCAGATTAAATTAAAGATTCACGAAAAATCTGTCGGACACGATTTTGTAAAAGAAATCCTCAAAATAGACGAAGTGGTGGAGTGTTTTAACATTTCCGGTGATTATGACTTCTTTTTAAAAGTTCAGGCAAAGGACATGAAACATTATCAGGATTTTGTATTTAATAAATTAGGATCGGTAGATTCAATTGGAAGTACGCACAGTACCTTTGTTATGGCGGAGGTAAAAAATTTGCACGGAATAAAGATATAA